The DNA region ACAAGCGTTGCTGCTTATTGAATGGTCTTGCTGCCCTCATTTGAAAAAGCGCTCTCGACCCCGGAACTGTTCATCGCCGTCACCGTGAAGTAATAGGTGCCGGGAGCGAGGTTGCTGATGACATAGTTCGTCACGTTGCCGGCGTTTATCGACGTGCCGTAGTTGCCTGATGCGGTCCCGTAATATACTTTATATCCGGTCAGGTTCGTGAGCGGCGTCCCGTCGGTATTGGTCGTCGGCGCAGTCCACGTCAGGCTGGCTGACCCGTTGACCACCGTAAGGACGGTCGTTGCCGAAACGTTCCCTGATATTGCCGTGATCGTGGTGGAGCCCGTGGCTATTGGCGTTGCCAGGCCGTTCGAGCCTGCCGCGTTGCTGATCGCCGCTACTGCGGTGTTCGATGAGCTCCAGGTGACCGACGCGGTCAGGTTCTGTGTCGTGGTGTCCGAATAGGCCCCCGTTGCGGTGAACTGCCGGTTCGTTCCGAGACCGGTGCTGGGATTGGCCGGCGTGATCGCGAGAGAGAGCAGTATCGCGGGATTCACGGTCAGGATCGCCGTCCCCGACACGCTTCCCGATGCGGCGGTGATCGTCGTGGTGCCCGAGCCCACGGACGTTGCCAGGCCGTGCGAGCCCGCCGCGTTGCTGATGGTTGCCGTGGCAATGTAGGATGAGCTCCAGGTAACCGTGTTGGTCAGGTTCTGCGTCGTATTGTCGGCATAGGTGCCCGTTGCCGTGAACTGCTGGTTCGTTCCCTTGGCGATGCTCGGATTGGCCGGAGTGACCGAGATCGAGACGAGTGCCGCCGGATTGACGGTCAGGGTTGTGGTTCCCGATATGCTTCCCGATGTGGCCTTGATCGTCGTACTGCCTGCAGCCACAGAAGTTGCCAAACCGTTCGAGCCGGCCACGTTGCTGACGGTTGCCACGCCGGTGCTGGACGAACTCCAGGTGACGGATGCGGTAAGGTTCTGCGTCGTATTGTCGGAATAGGTCCCCGTTGCCGTGAACTGCTGGCTCGTACCCTTGGCGATGCTGAGATTGGCGGGCGTGATCGAGAGCGATGCCAGGGTCGCCGGATTGACGGTGAGAACCGTAGTCCCCGATACGCTTCCCGATGTGGCCGTGATCGTCGTCGTGCCTGCATCCACCGACGTTGCCAGCCCGTTCGAACCGGCCGCGTTGCTGATGGTTGCCACGCCGGTGCTCGATGAGCTCCAGGTGACCGATGCTGTCAGGTTCTGCGTCGTATTGTCGGAGTAGGTGCCCGTTGCCGTGAACTGCTGGCTCGTTCCCTTGGCAATCCCCGGGTTGGTGGGCGTAATGGAGAGCGACACAAGGGTCGCCGGACTAACCGTCAGGACCGTGGTGCCCGATACGCTTCCCGATGTGGCCTTGATCGTCGTGGTGCCTGCGGCCACCGATTTTGCCAAGCCGTTCGAACCGGCCGCGTTGCTGATGGTCGCCACGCCGGTGCTGGACGAGCTCCAGGTGACCGATGCGGTCAGGTTCTGCGTCGTATTGTCGGAATAGGTACCCATTGCCGTGAACTGTTGATTCGTGCCCGGACCGATGCCGGGATTGGCAGGCGTGACCGAGAGAGAGAGGAGCGTCGCGGGATTCACGGTCAGGGTCGTGGTTCCTGAAATGCTTCCCGATGCGGCCTTGATC from Nitrospirota bacterium includes:
- a CDS encoding Ig-like domain-containing protein; this encodes MLKKISHSLLLSLLIATALVGCKPAAKPDSTLVAISVTPASATIALNSDQQFVATGIYADNTTKDISAIADWSSSNTSVAIVSTTSGTGTTLASGITLNAAGDTPGHAYGRAKGTTTITAKSGSVSGSTELTVSQTVLVSIAVTPASPSIAIGTNEQFTATGTYSDNTTQNLTTLVAWSSSNTGVATISSSAGSNGMATSMAAGTTTITATSGSISGSVTLTVNPATLVSIHVTPSNPSIAPGTSQQFTATGTYSDNTTQNLTNTVTWSSSSSSVATINSTGASRGLATSVSSGTTTITATSGAVSGTTTLTVNPATLVSIAVTPANPAIAKGTNQQFTATGTYSDNTTQNLTASVVWSSSSTGVATISNAAASHGLATSVASGTTTVTAASGSVSGSAALTVNPASLVSIAVTPTNPGIAKGTNQQFTATGTYSDNTTQNLTASVTWSSSSTGVAAISNAAGSNGLATSVAAGTTTIKAASGSISGTTTLTVNPATLLSLSVTPANPGIGPGTNQQFTAMGTYSDNTTQNLTASVTWSSSSTGVATISNAAGSNGLAKSVAAGTTTIKATSGSVSGTTVLTVSPATLVSLSITPTNPGIAKGTSQQFTATGTYSDNTTQNLTASVTWSSSSTGVATISNAAGSNGLATSVDAGTTTITATSGSVSGTTVLTVNPATLASLSITPANLSIAKGTSQQFTATGTYSDNTTQNLTASVTWSSSSTGVATVSNVAGSNGLATSVAAGSTTIKATSGSISGTTTLTVNPAALVSISVTPANPSIAKGTNQQFTATGTYADNTTQNLTNTVTWSSSYIATATISNAAGSHGLATSVGSGTTTITAASGSVSGTAILTVNPAILLSLAITPANPSTGLGTNRQFTATGAYSDTTTQNLTASVTWSSSNTAVAAISNAAGSNGLATPIATGSTTITAISGNVSATTVLTVVNGSASLTWTAPTTNTDGTPLTNLTGYKVYYGTASGNYGTSINAGNVTNYVISNLAPGTYYFTVTAMNSSGVESAFSNEGSKTIQ